The Filimonas lacunae genomic sequence TGTTATCGCGTGTATAGCGACCATTAGAATCGCCCATTACAATCACCGCATTCCCTTTAGAGTTGGCTGCAATAAAATTGCTCAACTGCAAAAGGTTATCTGCACGCGCTGCAATAGATGCATCGTCCGACTCTGCATTGGTGTGCATGTTATATACATCAACATACACGCCTTCCGCAATGCGGTACCGGCAATACGTAAACCCTTTAGGCGTAAGGGCATTTTCATTAATACGCGTGTTCCAGGTAACACGGGTAAAATCAGTCATCGGAAAATAAGAAAGCGAATTTAAACCATCGCCAATACCAGCTCCGCCACTGGTAGTAGAACGGTAAGGATGTGCATTCCCTTTATCGTACAGGTAAGCATGGTAGTTAAAATCTTCCTGAACATGTACTATATCGTAGTTGTTAATAAGACGGCCGATTTGCGATGTGCTGGAATCCCGTGGTGTGCTGGCGCTGGATAAAATTTGTGGTAACCCGGCTACGTTATAAGTAAGCACATTAAAATTACCATTGGTAGCGTTAATGGTTCGTGCAGCAGATAAACCGGCTGTAACAGCTGCCGCTTCCTGTTGGGCAGGTTGTTGTTGTTTGCTGCAGCTGGTGAAAGCAAAGGGCATAGCCATGGCTAGTGCCAGCAATCGTGAAATTGTGGTCATACTTTTCATTGTGATTATTTAATTAGTAAAAACAAGCGCTGATCATCGTTAAAAGCCGGCCATTTAGCGATACCTGAATAATTCGTTTCAAAAACAAAATACCCTTATGGGTAACAATTTGTTAACCGCCTGCCCTGCACCACAAACATGAATTATATTTACCCTGAAAAAACAACCGTTCATGGCAACCGCATTTTCCTGGAAAGCCCGCTTGAAAAGTTTTGTATACGCCGCACAAGGCATTCGCACTTTCTTTGCCAGCGAACACAATGCCTGGCTACACCTGGCAGCCACCGTAGCAGCCATTACGCTCGGCTTTTACTATGACATTACCCCTAAAGAATGGATATGTGTTGCCGGATGCATTACCCTGGTAATAGTAGCGGAGATGGTGAACACCTGTATTGAAAAAATCATGAACCATTTAAGTCCCGAACACCACGAAAATGTAAAACAGATTAAAGACATTGCTGCCGGCGCAGTGCTGGTAGCAGCCATCTTCGCGGCCATTACCGGCTGTATCTTATTTATTCCCTACATTCTCCATCACTACCCCTTCAATTAGTAGTAATTAAGCCCAATTTTACTGCCCGGCAAACCCTACCTTTGCTCCATACTTTACTGAGTAAACCGAAATCACACTATGGCTGGCATATTAGACCTTGTTGGAAATACTCCCTTAGTTGAACTGAAGAACGTTACTATTAATAAAGATGTCACTATTTATGCCAAGCTGGAAGGCAATAACCCTGGTGGCAGCGTAAAAGACCGTGCAGCCTATGGTATGATTAAAGGTGCATTAGACCGCGGCGAAATAAAACCTGGCATTAAGCTGATTGAGGCCACCAGTGGCAACACCGGCATAGCGCTTGCCATGATAGCCTCTTTATTCAATGTTGAAATTGAACTGGTTATGCCTGCCGATGCTACCCGTGAAAGGGTGCTGACCATGGAAGCTTTTGGGGCCAGAGTAATTTTAACGCCCAAAGAAAGATCCATGGAAGGTTCTATTGATTATGCCAATGAGCAGGTGGCAAAAGGCGGCTACCTGATGCTGAACCAGTTTGCCAACCCCGATAATTATGAAATGCACTACAAAACCACCGGCCCTGAAATATGGCGCGATACGGAAGGGAAAGTAACGCATTTTGTGTCGGCCATGGGTACCACCGGCACCATCATGGGCGTTTCCAAATACCTGAAACAACAAAACCCCGACATACAGATTAACGGCTGCCAGCCTTCCGACGGCTCTTCTATACCTGGCATACGTAAATGGCCTGAAGCCTATTTACCTAAAATATTCGATCGTTCCCGCATTGACAATGTCATTGAAGTGGCCGAAGCAGATGCCCGCACTATGACTAAACGTTTAGCCAAAGAAGAAGCTATTTTCTGTGGCATGAGCAGTGGCGGTGCCGTGCATGCAGCAGTAACATTAGCGCAAACACTGACCTCCGGTGTAATTGTATGTATCATTTGCGACCGTGGCGATCGCTATCTTTCTTCCAACCTGTTCGACTAATCCACTCTCTATAGTTTTTACAACATCCACGTGAGCCGGTAATACTGTGCTCACGTTTTTTTTATAAAGAAAACGTGGACGCGGGATAAACCCGGCCCACGTTCCGTATCTAAAGTCACAGCGTCAAATAGTCAACCGGCTGTTCCTAAAAAGGCTTCTATCCCTCTTCCTGTTCCTCACCCGTCTGTAGCTTATCTCCTTTCTTTCTATCGCTCATTATATCCATCTGCACCGCCGTTCTTTTTCACCTATCCCCTCAACTGCATTTCCCCAAATACAAACCCCTCTTCACCGGCTTATCCTTATACTCGCTCCTATCCTCAAACGGATATTCCTTCTTCACAATTATTCCTGTCTGCTGCATCCTTTTTCGTAGTAACCAATTGACTATTTGGCGCATGCTGTTTAATACCTAGTTACCACCACCCAACGCACGGTACAAAGCAGCTACTGCGGTAAGACGCTGACGGGTAATATCCGCCATAGCCAGCTCGGCCTGCAGTTTGTTGGATTGCACATTAATTACTTCCAGGTAGTTAGCCATGCCTGCTTTAAATAACATATCCGCGTTGGTCATAGCCTTTTGCAGGGTATCTATTTTAGCCTGGGCAATTACCTGTTGTTGTTTCAGCTGCTTTATTTTAATCATAGCATCTGATACTTCACTCACCGCAGTAACCACTGCTTGTCTGAATTCTATCACGGCTGTTTCGCGGTTGATTTTAGCGGTGGCCAGCTGGGTTTTTAACTGGCGTTTTTGTAGCAACGGCTGTGCAAGAGAACCACCTACCAAACCAAATAAAGAGCTGGGTATAGAAAACCAGTTGCTGGCTTTGAATGAGTTTAAGCCACCGGAAGCGGTGATGTTTAAAGCAGGATACATGCTGGCTTTAGCCACACCCACACGGGCATTAGCAGCCTGCAAAGCCATTTCGGCTGCACGCACATCGGGCCTTACTTTTACCATACGGGCCGGTAAGCCGGTAGATAAGGTATCACTTACGGCAATAGTGTTCAGGCTGCCGGCGTGTGCTACGCTGCCTGGTAGTTCGCCGGTTAATAAACGCAGCGCATTTTCCTGTAAGCCTTTCGCCTGCTCTAATTGCGGAATTAATAAAGCTGTAGTTTGCTGCTGCACTTCTGCCTGCTCAATAGCCAGTGTTGTGGCTTCGCCTGCATCGCGCTGTAAACGGGTGATCTTTAACACCTGGTTAGCCAGCTCCAGGTTTTTACGGGCAATGTTCAATTGATCTTCCAGCATCAGCAGGTTATAATAACCTTCTGCTACAGTAACAATTAAACGGGTTTGCACCGCGCGGGAACCTTCATAGGTTTGCAGGTAAGAAGCCAGTGCCGCTTCTTTCTGTCCTTTCAGTTTGCCCCATATATCCGCTTCCCATCCCAGGTTCAAACCCAGTGTGTAATCTTCTATATAGCTTTTACCTAAGAAATTGCTAAGACTCAATCCATTTAAGCTGTTATCAGACGGGCGGCTAATTTGCGCACCAGCCTGTACCGTAGCCGAAGGGCCAAAGGCAGCACGCGCCAGCAACACTTGTTGCTGGGCGGCTTCTGTTCTTTTATAAGCTGTTTGCAAATCAAAGTTGCCGGCAATAGCCTTGCTAATCAGTTCGCGCAGTGTGGCATCGGCAAAAAAGCTTTGCCAGGGAATAGCCGCAATACCAGCGGTATCGTACTGCACACCTGCTGCAGCGCTGCTGTCAAACACAGCGGGCAATGCTACCGGGTTGGTCTGGGTGGCTTTACCAGACGAACAAGCCGTCCAGTAAAGACCACCTGCCATAGTT encodes the following:
- the cysM gene encoding cysteine synthase CysM is translated as MAGILDLVGNTPLVELKNVTINKDVTIYAKLEGNNPGGSVKDRAAYGMIKGALDRGEIKPGIKLIEATSGNTGIALAMIASLFNVEIELVMPADATRERVLTMEAFGARVILTPKERSMEGSIDYANEQVAKGGYLMLNQFANPDNYEMHYKTTGPEIWRDTEGKVTHFVSAMGTTGTIMGVSKYLKQQNPDIQINGCQPSDGSSIPGIRKWPEAYLPKIFDRSRIDNVIEVAEADARTMTKRLAKEEAIFCGMSSGGAVHAAVTLAQTLTSGVIVCIICDRGDRYLSSNLFD
- a CDS encoding diacylglycerol kinase → MATAFSWKARLKSFVYAAQGIRTFFASEHNAWLHLAATVAAITLGFYYDITPKEWICVAGCITLVIVAEMVNTCIEKIMNHLSPEHHENVKQIKDIAAGAVLVAAIFAAITGCILFIPYILHHYPFN
- a CDS encoding efflux transporter outer membrane subunit is translated as MQHRRFFKILPLLTMAGGLYWTACSSGKATQTNPVALPAVFDSSAAAGVQYDTAGIAAIPWQSFFADATLRELISKAIAGNFDLQTAYKRTEAAQQQVLLARAAFGPSATVQAGAQISRPSDNSLNGLSLSNFLGKSYIEDYTLGLNLGWEADIWGKLKGQKEAALASYLQTYEGSRAVQTRLIVTVAEGYYNLLMLEDQLNIARKNLELANQVLKITRLQRDAGEATTLAIEQAEVQQQTTALLIPQLEQAKGLQENALRLLTGELPGSVAHAGSLNTIAVSDTLSTGLPARMVKVRPDVRAAEMALQAANARVGVAKASMYPALNITASGGLNSFKASNWFSIPSSLFGLVGGSLAQPLLQKRQLKTQLATAKINRETAVIEFRQAVVTAVSEVSDAMIKIKQLKQQQVIAQAKIDTLQKAMTNADMLFKAGMANYLEVINVQSNKLQAELAMADITRQRLTAVAALYRALGGGN